In a genomic window of Leisingera caerulea DSM 24564:
- the lfb1 gene encoding LIC10280 family protein, which yields MTYPFPARRPLIGGLAAILIAAAVPVSAQGITGSYSAEGRNPDGSSYSGTVQIRDNGGVVEMQWQVGSQAYTGSGTRNGDVVWVNWGDTYPVVYVRMPSGELHGTWSNGRALERLIP from the coding sequence ATGACATACCCATTCCCCGCCCGCCGCCCGCTGATCGGCGGGCTGGCCGCGATCCTGATAGCAGCGGCAGTGCCGGTCAGCGCGCAAGGCATCACCGGCAGCTACAGCGCCGAGGGCCGCAACCCGGACGGCAGCAGCTATTCCGGCACCGTGCAGATCCGCGACAACGGCGGTGTGGTCGAGATGCAATGGCAGGTCGGCTCCCAAGCCTATACCGGCAGCGGCACCCGCAATGGCGATGTGGTTTGGGTGAACTGGGGCGACACCTATCCGGTGGTCTATGTGCGGATGCCCAGCGGCGAGCTACATGGCACCTGGTCCAACGGCCGGGCGCTGGAGCGTCTTATTCCATAA
- a CDS encoding YHS domain-containing (seleno)protein encodes MNKVKALISGVALSVAMATSALAAGVEINASSTGLALQGYDPVAYFTVGEPTPGNWKITAMHNDALYRFASEENKAEFEKNPEAYLPEYGGYCAFGAAMGFKFDGDPTLWKIVDDKLYLNLAKDIQTRWEGDIPGFIDKADANWDGIADKDPAELQAQ; translated from the coding sequence ATGAACAAAGTAAAAGCACTGATCAGCGGTGTGGCACTGTCGGTTGCGATGGCCACCTCAGCCCTGGCGGCGGGGGTCGAGATCAACGCATCCTCCACCGGTCTGGCGCTGCAGGGCTATGACCCGGTGGCCTATTTCACGGTCGGGGAGCCGACTCCGGGCAACTGGAAAATCACCGCCATGCACAACGATGCGCTGTACCGCTTTGCCTCCGAAGAGAACAAAGCCGAATTTGAAAAGAACCCCGAAGCCTACCTGCCGGAATACGGCGGCTACTGCGCCTTTGGTGCGGCCATGGGCTTCAAGTTCGATGGCGACCCGACCCTGTGGAAGATCGTCGACGACAAACTGTATTTGAACTTGGCAAAAGATATTCAGACCCGCTGGGAAGGCGACATTCCCGGGTTTATCGACAAAGCCGACGCCAATTGGGACGGCATCGCCGACAAGGATCCGGCGGAACTGCAGGCTCAGTAG
- a CDS encoding DUF805 domain-containing protein, with amino-acid sequence MISRISSAYENFAFKFLDFDGRATRFEYWCVIPLIWLFIFLMLPGDAAEIWGHLLQRDVPPLNPFHYGSLALFLFTFVPRLSLTVRRLHDAGRSGKWAKLPFTAVSLGLVLSVGLLTAIPMSDPSGLGPGLMVAGAVTASLSGSFWEALFNLAAIANSLDWDAILTTLLGVAAQADPGGVLDQTGALTAHDPLLGFQFLFQFTLIALGPFIALLLHLYFMLLPSQRGENAHGTSPLPSRTRRSRGRPENAYAGYAYLTKRTEEEERQLHAARKAQVRELYQRRVLGKPDS; translated from the coding sequence ATGATTTCCCGCATTTCATCCGCCTATGAAAACTTTGCTTTCAAGTTTCTCGACTTTGATGGCCGCGCCACCCGTTTCGAGTACTGGTGCGTAATCCCCCTGATCTGGCTGTTCATTTTCCTGATGCTGCCTGGCGATGCCGCCGAGATCTGGGGGCACCTTCTGCAGCGTGACGTGCCGCCCCTGAACCCCTTCCACTATGGTTCGCTCGCGTTGTTCCTGTTCACCTTTGTCCCGCGCCTGTCGCTGACCGTGCGCAGGCTGCATGATGCCGGGCGCAGCGGAAAATGGGCCAAGCTGCCGTTCACTGCGGTCTCGCTGGGGCTGGTGTTGAGCGTTGGCCTGCTGACAGCAATTCCGATGAGTGATCCAAGCGGCCTTGGCCCCGGTCTGATGGTTGCCGGGGCGGTGACGGCCTCCCTGTCCGGCAGCTTCTGGGAGGCGCTGTTCAATCTTGCAGCTATCGCCAATTCACTGGACTGGGACGCCATTCTGACCACACTGCTGGGCGTTGCCGCGCAGGCCGATCCAGGCGGCGTGCTCGATCAGACCGGCGCACTGACAGCGCACGATCCCCTCCTCGGGTTTCAATTTCTGTTCCAGTTTACGTTAATCGCGCTGGGGCCGTTCATCGCGCTGTTGCTGCATCTCTATTTCATGCTGCTGCCCTCGCAGCGCGGCGAGAACGCCCACGGCACCAGCCCGCTGCCATCCCGCACGCGCAGGTCACGCGGCCGCCCAGAGAATGCGTACGCGGGCTATGCCTATCTGACCAAGCGCACGGAGGAAGAGGAAAGGCAGCTGCACGCCGCCCGCAAGGCGCAGGTCCGGGAGCTGTATCAGCGCCGGGTGCTGGGCAAGCCGGACAGCTGA
- a CDS encoding glutamate--cysteine ligase, with product MSIPQSGGGPIERHEQLAEYLADGCKPKEAWRIGTEHEKFGYCKDTLKPLPYAGERSIQAVLEGLRDGHGWAPLIESGNLIGLTKGGANISLEPGGQLELSGAPLETIHETCDEVNAHLRDVKDIADKIGVGFIGLGAAPVWKHEDMPLMPKGRYKLMDGYMQDVGTMGTTMMRRTCTVQVNLDFSSEADMVQKLRVALALQPVATALFANSPFLDGKPNGHKSWRSRVWRSLDADRTGMLPFVFEEGFGFEAWVQYALDVPMYFVYRNGEYINALGMSFRDFLKGELPALPGETPTLSDWADHLTTIFPEARIKKFIEMRGADGGPWRRLCALPAFWVGLTYDQSALDAAWDLVKGWDDETREELRVAASEQGLQAKVNGIRMHELAREVVAISESGLKARHKPGAGGLVPDETHFLNALKDSLETGKVPADELLERYHGAWDGDLSRIYSEFAY from the coding sequence ATGTCCATTCCCCAGTCCGGCGGCGGGCCGATCGAACGTCATGAGCAGCTTGCCGAGTATCTTGCCGACGGCTGCAAGCCCAAGGAAGCCTGGCGCATTGGCACCGAGCACGAGAAATTCGGTTACTGCAAGGATACGCTGAAACCGCTTCCCTATGCCGGCGAGCGGTCGATCCAGGCGGTGCTGGAAGGTCTGCGCGATGGTCACGGCTGGGCGCCGCTGATTGAGAGCGGCAACCTGATCGGCCTGACAAAAGGCGGCGCCAATATCAGCCTGGAGCCGGGCGGCCAGCTGGAACTGTCCGGCGCACCGCTGGAAACCATCCACGAGACCTGCGACGAGGTGAATGCCCACCTGCGCGACGTCAAGGACATCGCCGACAAGATCGGCGTCGGCTTCATCGGCCTGGGCGCAGCGCCTGTCTGGAAACACGAAGACATGCCGCTGATGCCCAAGGGCCGCTACAAGCTGATGGACGGCTACATGCAGGACGTCGGCACCATGGGCACCACCATGATGCGCCGCACCTGCACCGTTCAGGTGAACCTCGACTTCTCCTCCGAGGCCGACATGGTGCAGAAGCTGCGGGTGGCCCTGGCGCTGCAGCCCGTCGCCACCGCGCTGTTTGCCAATTCCCCCTTCCTGGATGGCAAGCCGAACGGCCACAAATCCTGGCGCTCCCGCGTCTGGCGCTCGCTGGATGCCGACCGCACCGGCATGCTGCCATTTGTGTTCGAGGAAGGCTTCGGGTTTGAAGCCTGGGTGCAATATGCGCTCGATGTACCGATGTACTTCGTCTACCGGAATGGTGAATATATCAACGCGCTGGGCATGTCCTTCCGCGACTTCCTGAAGGGCGAGCTGCCCGCGCTGCCGGGCGAAACCCCGACGCTCAGCGACTGGGCCGACCATCTGACCACCATTTTCCCCGAGGCCCGTATCAAGAAGTTCATCGAGATGCGCGGCGCCGACGGCGGCCCCTGGCGCCGCCTCTGCGCGCTGCCCGCCTTCTGGGTCGGCCTCACCTATGACCAAAGCGCGCTGGACGCGGCCTGGGATCTGGTCAAGGGCTGGGACGACGAGACCCGCGAAGAGCTGCGCGTGGCGGCTTCCGAACAGGGGCTGCAGGCCAAGGTGAACGGCATCAGAATGCATGAGCTGGCACGGGAAGTGGTGGCGATTTCGGAAAGCGGCCTCAAGGCGCGTCACAAGCCAGGCGCAGGCGGCCTTGTGCCGGATGAGACCCATTTCCTCAATGCGCTGAAGGACAGCCTTGAAACCGGCAAAGTCCCGGCAGATGAGCTGTTGGAGCGTTACCACGGCGCCTGGGACGGGGACCTCAGCCGCATTTACAGCGAATTCGCTTACTAA
- a CDS encoding 16S rRNA (uracil(1498)-N(3))-methyltransferase — MSAKIRLYVEHPLGAGQTVPLDRDQAHYLFGVMRLTVGAPVALFNGKDGEFLAKVAEAGKRGGTLVCQEQTRPLQLPPDLWLLFAPIKKARTDFIVEKAAEMGAARILPVQTEFTNSERIRQDRLQAHAVEAAEQCGGTYVPEVADLQKLSRLLDQWPQERQLMFCDEAEVGNALQLAAETQKGAPWAILIGPEGGFSEAERKRLHALPQSHVVSLGPRILRADTAAVAAMTLWQQALGDW; from the coding sequence ATGAGTGCAAAAATCAGACTGTATGTAGAGCACCCCTTGGGGGCAGGGCAAACGGTTCCTTTGGACCGGGATCAGGCGCATTACCTGTTCGGGGTCATGCGGCTGACCGTTGGCGCCCCTGTGGCGCTGTTCAACGGCAAGGACGGCGAGTTCCTGGCCAAAGTTGCAGAGGCCGGCAAGCGCGGAGGCACGCTGGTCTGCCAGGAGCAGACCAGGCCCTTGCAGCTGCCGCCGGACCTGTGGCTGTTGTTTGCCCCGATCAAGAAGGCGCGCACCGATTTCATCGTTGAAAAGGCCGCGGAGATGGGTGCTGCGCGCATCCTGCCGGTGCAGACCGAGTTCACCAACTCGGAGCGTATCCGCCAGGACCGGCTGCAGGCCCATGCGGTCGAGGCGGCGGAACAATGCGGCGGCACCTATGTGCCGGAAGTGGCGGATTTGCAAAAACTCTCCCGCCTGCTGGACCAATGGCCGCAGGAGCGCCAGCTGATGTTCTGCGACGAGGCTGAGGTGGGCAATGCGCTGCAACTGGCCGCGGAGACGCAGAAGGGCGCGCCCTGGGCCATCCTGATCGGACCCGAGGGCGGTTTTTCGGAGGCTGAGCGCAAGCGCCTGCACGCGCTGCCGCAATCCCATGTGGTCAGCCTTGGCCCCCGTATTCTGCGCGCAGATACCGCAGCGGTGGCGGCCATGACCCTGTGGCAGCAAGCGCTGGGGGACTGGTAA
- the ubiA gene encoding 4-hydroxybenzoate octaprenyltransferase encodes MQGQKPAPEGQVADAVTGNWVDTHAPEWTRPYLRLSRADRPIGTWLLLIPCWWGLALAVLADQSPHWQDLWIAIGCAAGAWLMRGAGCTWNDITDRNFDGQVERTRSRPIPSGQVTVKGALVWMGLQCLLGLMILLTFNQAAIAMGVLSLLPVAVYPFAKRFTWWPQVFLGLAFNWGAMLAWVAHTGSLSWPPVLLYLAGIAWTLFYDTIYAHQDTEDDALIGVKSTARLFGTQTPMWLRRFIVAFVCLMAVAVIGAMLESASVLALVLALAAPWAMGWHMTWQLRAFDAENNARLLQLFRLNRDTGLIPLIFFVLAMFV; translated from the coding sequence ATGCAAGGCCAGAAGCCAGCGCCAGAGGGTCAGGTCGCGGATGCGGTCACCGGAAACTGGGTCGACACTCATGCGCCGGAATGGACGCGGCCCTATCTGCGGCTCTCCCGTGCTGACCGGCCGATTGGTACCTGGCTGTTGCTGATCCCCTGCTGGTGGGGGCTGGCGCTGGCAGTCCTGGCGGATCAAAGCCCGCACTGGCAGGATCTGTGGATCGCCATCGGCTGCGCCGCCGGCGCCTGGCTGATGCGCGGCGCGGGCTGCACCTGGAACGATATCACCGACCGCAACTTCGACGGCCAGGTCGAGCGCACGCGCTCGCGCCCCATTCCGTCGGGCCAGGTGACGGTCAAGGGCGCGCTGGTCTGGATGGGGCTGCAGTGCCTCTTGGGGCTGATGATTCTGCTGACTTTCAACCAGGCGGCCATCGCCATGGGCGTCCTGTCGCTGCTGCCGGTCGCGGTCTATCCCTTTGCCAAGCGGTTCACTTGGTGGCCGCAAGTGTTTCTGGGCCTCGCCTTCAATTGGGGCGCCATGCTGGCCTGGGTGGCGCACACCGGCTCTCTCAGCTGGCCGCCGGTGCTGCTGTATCTGGCCGGCATCGCCTGGACTCTCTTTTATGACACCATCTATGCCCATCAGGACACCGAGGACGACGCTCTGATCGGGGTGAAATCCACCGCCCGGCTGTTCGGGACACAAACGCCGATGTGGCTGCGCCGTTTCATCGTGGCCTTTGTCTGCCTGATGGCAGTGGCGGTGATCGGCGCGATGCTGGAGAGCGCTTCTGTGCTGGCGCTGGTGCTCGCGCTGGCCGCGCCTTGGGCGATGGGCTGGCACATGACTTGGCAGCTGCGCGCCTTTGACGCGGAAAATAATGCTCGGCTGCTGCAGCTGTTCCGGCTCAACCGCGATACCGGCCTGATTCCGCTGATCTTCTTTGTCCTGGCCATGTTCGTGTGA
- a CDS encoding OmpA family protein, whose product MRLSKLMIPGLAFAAAAGLSLVAAGFAVTAVERSTESGVRQALDGGGYTWAEVTADGLQVLLEGTAPDEATRFSVKSLVGTVVDAARIVDGMEVPPADGLAPPRFSAEILRNDGGISIIGLIPAGSGRAALVQELEGLAGPENVADFLETAKYGIPEGWPEAMDFAVEALKLLPRAKISVEAGEVSVTAISGSEEAKAQLEEQLGRSAPPGLRLALDIAAPRPVITPFTLRFLLDGNSAEFDACSAESEDSRDRILAAARKAGLQGEADCVIGMGVPSPNWARAAELSIAGLAELGGGSVTIANADITLVAAEGTPDARFDHVVGELEGALPRVFALHAVLPVPEAQNAGGVPEFTATLSPEGQVQLRGRLSDAALRKVADSYAKARFGSGNVHTAARVAANLPADWPVRVLAGLEALSYLQRGAVTVTPGNVELRGMSYRKDAPAEIARFLSAKLGEAETYGLDITYEKPPEPKDKPLPPELCEAQLASAQSEGKITFEPGSATIAADSAGTMDRIAEILGRCGPVRLEIQGHTDSQGREAMNQNLSQARAQSVLNELRARRVVTSTFAAKGYGESTPIADNGTEEGREANRRIEFKLIRPAASAESPGGSTGEDRTGEEAADGSEDAQETTEQ is encoded by the coding sequence ATGCGCTTGTCTAAGCTGATGATCCCGGGCCTGGCCTTTGCCGCCGCAGCCGGGCTGAGCCTTGTTGCCGCCGGCTTTGCCGTGACCGCAGTGGAACGGAGCACCGAAAGCGGGGTGCGCCAGGCACTGGACGGCGGCGGCTATACCTGGGCCGAGGTGACGGCGGACGGGCTGCAGGTGCTGCTGGAAGGCACCGCACCCGATGAGGCCACCCGGTTTTCGGTCAAATCGCTGGTGGGCACAGTTGTCGACGCGGCCCGGATTGTGGACGGGATGGAAGTGCCCCCTGCCGATGGCCTGGCGCCGCCGCGGTTCTCGGCGGAAATCCTGCGCAATGACGGCGGCATTTCCATTATCGGACTGATCCCCGCAGGCTCCGGTCGCGCCGCGCTGGTCCAAGAGCTGGAGGGCCTGGCCGGGCCGGAAAACGTGGCCGACTTCCTGGAAACCGCGAAGTACGGCATTCCCGAAGGGTGGCCGGAGGCAATGGATTTTGCGGTGGAGGCGCTGAAACTGCTGCCGCGCGCCAAGATTTCTGTTGAGGCAGGGGAGGTCTCGGTGACCGCCATCTCCGGCAGCGAGGAAGCCAAGGCGCAACTGGAAGAGCAACTGGGCCGAAGTGCGCCGCCGGGATTGCGGCTGGCGCTGGACATCGCCGCGCCGCGGCCGGTGATCACGCCGTTCACCCTGCGCTTCCTGCTGGACGGCAACAGCGCGGAGTTCGACGCCTGCTCCGCCGAAAGCGAGGACAGCCGCGACCGCATTCTGGCCGCCGCCCGCAAGGCCGGGCTGCAGGGCGAGGCGGACTGCGTGATCGGCATGGGCGTGCCCTCGCCCAACTGGGCCCGCGCGGCAGAGCTGAGCATTGCCGGCCTGGCGGAACTGGGCGGCGGCTCTGTCACCATCGCCAATGCCGATATCACGCTGGTGGCGGCAGAAGGCACACCGGACGCGCGCTTTGATCACGTGGTGGGCGAGCTGGAAGGCGCCCTGCCCCGCGTCTTTGCTTTGCACGCGGTGCTGCCGGTGCCAGAGGCGCAGAATGCCGGCGGCGTGCCGGAATTCACCGCCACCCTCAGCCCCGAGGGCCAGGTGCAGCTGCGCGGACGCCTGTCCGATGCCGCACTGCGCAAGGTTGCGGACAGCTACGCCAAGGCACGCTTCGGCTCCGGCAACGTCCACACCGCTGCGCGGGTGGCCGCCAACCTGCCCGCAGATTGGCCGGTGCGGGTGCTGGCGGGTCTGGAAGCACTGTCCTATCTGCAGCGCGGCGCGGTCACGGTGACTCCCGGGAACGTGGAGCTGCGCGGCATGAGCTACCGCAAGGACGCGCCGGCGGAGATCGCCCGCTTCCTGTCAGCCAAGCTGGGCGAGGCCGAGACCTATGGGCTCGACATCACCTACGAGAAGCCGCCGGAACCCAAGGACAAGCCATTGCCGCCGGAACTGTGCGAGGCGCAGCTGGCCAGCGCGCAGAGCGAAGGCAAGATCACATTCGAGCCCGGCTCTGCCACGATTGCGGCGGACAGCGCCGGAACCATGGACCGGATCGCCGAAATCCTGGGCCGCTGCGGCCCGGTGCGGCTGGAGATCCAGGGCCACACCGACAGCCAGGGCCGAGAAGCGATGAACCAGAACCTCAGCCAGGCGCGGGCCCAATCGGTGCTGAACGAGCTGCGGGCGCGGCGGGTGGTGACCTCGACCTTTGCTGCCAAAGGCTATGGCGAAAGCACCCCGATTGCCGATAACGGCACCGAGGAGGGCCGCGAGGCCAACCGCCGCATCGAATTCAAGCTGATCCGCCCGGCTGCTTCGGCGGAAAGCCCTGGAGGCAGCACCGGTGAAGACCGCACCGGCGAAGAGGCCGCCGACGGCTCAGAGGACGCACAGGAGACTACAGAGCAATGA
- a CDS encoding molybdenum cofactor biosynthesis protein MoaE yields MRISVQKAPFELGAESDAFAAGVEGAGAVVTFTGVVRDADQGGLAAMEIEHYPGMTEKALAAIAEEAVKRWSLADALVIHRHGRLAPGERIMMVATAARHRKDAFEAAEYLMDYLKSRAPFWKKEILASGGSDWVAAKDADEDALKRW; encoded by the coding sequence ATGCGGATTTCCGTCCAGAAAGCGCCGTTTGAGCTGGGGGCCGAAAGCGATGCCTTCGCCGCGGGTGTGGAGGGCGCGGGCGCGGTGGTGACTTTCACCGGCGTTGTCCGCGATGCCGATCAGGGGGGGCTTGCTGCGATGGAGATCGAGCATTACCCGGGCATGACCGAGAAGGCGCTGGCAGCCATCGCTGAAGAAGCTGTGAAACGCTGGTCGCTGGCGGATGCGCTGGTGATCCACCGCCACGGCCGCCTGGCCCCGGGTGAGCGCATCATGATGGTCGCCACCGCCGCCCGCCACCGCAAGGATGCGTTTGAGGCGGCGGAGTACCTGATGGACTACCTGAAATCCCGTGCTCCGTTCTGGAAGAAGGAAATCCTGGCCAGCGGCGGCTCGGACTGGGTGGCCGCCAAGGACGCCGACGAAGACGCCTTGAAGCGCTGGTGA
- the moaD gene encoding molybdopterin converting factor subunit 1, producing the protein MDVLYFAWVRERIGLPREQVETSAATVADLVEELRAREERYAAAFADLSALRVALDQELSDFDAPLAGVREVAFFPPMTGG; encoded by the coding sequence ATGGACGTTCTGTATTTCGCTTGGGTGCGCGAACGCATCGGCCTGCCGCGCGAACAGGTGGAGACCTCTGCCGCCACGGTGGCAGATCTGGTCGAGGAACTGCGCGCGCGGGAAGAGCGTTATGCTGCTGCCTTTGCTGACCTCTCTGCCTTGCGGGTGGCGCTGGACCAGGAATTGTCGGATTTCGATGCGCCCCTGGCAGGGGTGCGCGAGGTGGCCTTTTTTCCGCCGATGACCGGGGGCTGA
- the pgsA gene encoding CDP-diacylglycerol--glycerol-3-phosphate 3-phosphatidyltransferase, which translates to MKWNLPNILTLLRLIAAPGLAVMFLYFSRPYADWFALLLFITAAVTDWFDGYLARAWKQETKMGAMLDPIADKAMVVIALMILVGYSAEHWTPWLVLPATVILFREVFVSGLREYLGDTAGTLKVTKLAKWKTTAQMLAIATLFSQGIFEHYLVMSSFGMDDQIYSQIIAGELEDLFGLRWKEAGVFWTGRIGLWLLWIAAALTALTGLDYLRKAMPHLKEAH; encoded by the coding sequence ATGAAATGGAACCTGCCAAATATCCTCACCCTGCTGCGGCTCATCGCTGCGCCCGGCCTAGCGGTGATGTTCCTCTACTTTTCGCGGCCATATGCGGACTGGTTCGCTCTGCTTTTGTTCATCACCGCCGCGGTGACAGACTGGTTTGACGGCTACCTGGCCCGGGCCTGGAAGCAGGAGACCAAGATGGGCGCGATGCTGGACCCTATCGCCGACAAGGCGATGGTGGTTATCGCGCTGATGATCCTGGTCGGCTACTCGGCTGAGCACTGGACCCCTTGGCTGGTGCTGCCCGCCACGGTGATTCTGTTCCGCGAGGTGTTCGTCTCGGGTTTGCGCGAATACCTTGGCGACACCGCCGGCACGCTCAAGGTCACCAAGCTGGCCAAGTGGAAGACGACCGCTCAGATGCTCGCCATCGCCACGCTGTTCTCGCAAGGCATCTTCGAGCATTACCTGGTGATGTCGTCCTTTGGCATGGATGATCAGATCTACAGCCAGATCATTGCCGGCGAGCTTGAAGACCTGTTCGGGCTGCGATGGAAGGAGGCCGGGGTGTTCTGGACCGGCCGCATCGGGCTGTGGCTGCTATGGATTGCGGCAGCGCTGACCGCGCTCACCGGGCTGGATTACCTGCGCAAGGCAATGCCGCATCTGAAGGAGGCACATTGA
- the uvrC gene encoding excinuclease ABC subunit UvrC, protein MNDQPAETPPDSPACKPRTGYAVIQDYVKTLDASPGVYRMLDADSRVLYVGKARNLKARVSNYTRPGNSPRIERMIALTASMMFLTTRTETEALLLEQNLIKQLKPKYNVLLRDDKSFPNILVAKDHAFPQIKKHRGARKQKGSYFGPFASAGAVNRTLNQLQKAFLLRNCSDSMFETRTRPCLQYQIKRCTAPCTGLISAEDYAVSVRDAERFLSGRSTKIQEELAEQMMAASEAMEFERAAALRDRIKALTQVQTSQGINPRGVAEADVIGLHMDGGQACVQVFFIRANQNWGNQDFYPRVDADNSPAEIMEAFLGQFYANKEPPRQLILSDAIENADLMEAALSETADRKVELLVPQRGEKTELVAFAVRNARESLARRMAESATQAKLLRGLAEAFGLEGPPHRIEVYDNSHIQGTNAVGGMIVMGPEGFIKNSYRKFNIKGDDLVPGDDFGMMKEVLNRRFSRLLKEDPDRGKGLWPDLLLIDGGAGQVSAVAEIMEQHGVQDIPMVGVAKGVDRDHGKEEFYRPGAPAFALQRNDPVLYFIQRMRDEAHRFAIGTHRAKRAKAVSATPLDEVPGVGASRKRALLAHFGSAKAVSRANLADLKAVEGISEALAERIYDHFHASS, encoded by the coding sequence ATGAACGACCAGCCTGCCGAAACACCTCCGGATTCGCCCGCCTGCAAGCCCAGAACTGGCTATGCTGTGATCCAGGATTACGTGAAGACTCTGGACGCATCACCCGGGGTTTACCGGATGCTGGATGCGGACAGCCGGGTGCTCTATGTCGGCAAGGCGCGCAACCTAAAGGCGCGGGTGTCGAATTATACCCGGCCCGGAAACAGCCCGCGGATTGAGCGGATGATCGCGCTCACCGCCTCGATGATGTTCTTGACCACCCGGACAGAGACCGAGGCGCTGCTCTTGGAGCAGAATCTGATCAAGCAGCTGAAGCCCAAGTACAACGTGCTTTTGCGCGATGACAAAAGCTTCCCGAACATTCTGGTCGCCAAGGATCACGCCTTTCCCCAGATCAAGAAGCACCGCGGCGCCCGCAAGCAAAAGGGCAGCTACTTCGGCCCCTTTGCCAGCGCAGGTGCGGTGAACAGGACATTGAACCAGCTGCAAAAGGCGTTCCTTCTGCGCAATTGCTCGGATTCCATGTTCGAGACCCGCACGCGCCCCTGCCTGCAATATCAGATCAAACGCTGCACTGCGCCCTGCACCGGGCTGATTTCGGCAGAGGATTATGCTGTCAGCGTGCGCGATGCCGAACGCTTCCTGTCCGGGCGCTCCACTAAAATCCAGGAGGAGCTGGCGGAACAGATGATGGCCGCCTCCGAGGCGATGGAGTTCGAGCGCGCCGCCGCCTTACGCGACCGGATCAAGGCGCTGACCCAGGTGCAGACCTCGCAGGGCATCAACCCGCGCGGTGTGGCAGAGGCCGATGTGATCGGCCTGCATATGGACGGCGGCCAGGCTTGCGTGCAGGTCTTTTTCATCCGCGCCAATCAGAACTGGGGCAACCAGGATTTCTATCCGCGGGTGGATGCCGACAACAGCCCGGCTGAGATCATGGAGGCTTTCCTTGGCCAATTCTATGCCAACAAGGAGCCGCCGCGGCAGCTGATCCTGTCCGACGCAATTGAGAACGCCGACCTGATGGAGGCGGCGTTGAGCGAGACAGCGGACCGCAAGGTCGAGCTGCTGGTGCCCCAGCGCGGCGAGAAGACCGAACTGGTGGCCTTTGCCGTGCGTAACGCCCGCGAAAGCCTGGCCCGCCGCATGGCTGAAAGCGCGACCCAGGCAAAGCTGCTGCGCGGCCTGGCCGAGGCCTTTGGCCTGGAGGGCCCGCCGCACAGGATCGAGGTCTACGACAACTCACACATTCAGGGCACCAATGCGGTGGGCGGCATGATCGTAATGGGGCCGGAGGGCTTCATTAAAAACTCCTACCGCAAGTTCAACATCAAGGGCGACGATCTGGTGCCGGGCGATGACTTCGGGATGATGAAAGAGGTGCTGAACCGCCGCTTCTCGCGTCTCTTGAAAGAGGATCCGGACCGCGGCAAGGGCCTGTGGCCGGATCTCCTGCTGATCGACGGCGGCGCCGGGCAAGTCTCGGCCGTGGCAGAAATCATGGAGCAGCACGGCGTGCAGGATATCCCGATGGTGGGTGTCGCCAAAGGCGTGGACCGCGATCACGGCAAGGAGGAATTCTACCGCCCCGGTGCGCCTGCCTTTGCTCTGCAGCGCAATGATCCGGTGCTCTATTTCATCCAGCGGATGCGGGATGAGGCGCACCGGTTCGCCATCGGCACCCACCGCGCCAAACGCGCCAAGGCCGTCAGCGCCACACCGCTTGACGAGGTCCCCGGGGTTGGCGCCTCCCGCAAGCGTGCGCTGCTGGCCCATTTCGGCAGCGCCAAGGCGGTAAGCCGCGCAAACTTGGCTGACCTCAAGGCGGTGGAGGGCATCTCCGAGGCGCTGGCCGAACGCATCTACGACCACTTCCATGCCAGCAGTTGA